From Alphaproteobacteria bacterium, a single genomic window includes:
- a CDS encoding divalent-cation tolerance protein CutA, protein MQPVILYITAATPEEAASIGRTLVEERLAACANILGGITAFYRWEGAVQQGAETALIVKTRVGLVEPATERIKALHGSTCPCVVALPVQGGNPDFLDWIAAETESRASQQGPGDRQGPSDQQGTP, encoded by the coding sequence ATGCAGCCCGTTATTCTCTACATCACCGCCGCAACGCCGGAGGAGGCCGCCTCCATCGGCCGGACCCTGGTGGAGGAACGGCTGGCGGCATGCGCCAATATCCTGGGCGGCATCACCGCCTTCTATCGGTGGGAAGGGGCGGTGCAGCAGGGGGCGGAGACCGCGTTGATCGTCAAGACCCGCGTTGGCCTCGTCGAGCCGGCGACGGAGCGCATCAAGGCGCTGCACGGTTCGACCTGTCCCTGCGTCGTCGCGCTGCCCGTCCAGGGCGGCAATCCGGATTTTCTCGATTGGATCGCTGCCGAAACCGAGAGCCGAGCCAGCCAACAAGGCCCAGGCGATCGGCAAGGCCCAAGCGATCAACAAGGAACGCCCTAG
- a CDS encoding OmpA family protein, protein MPAGGHELIDLTGFLRVTRTQVAGLLPHGPRSARYRFNNCVIGDTNTCGSLPPVDLIYRISDEPNLFELDRDQLDFLYVPIGNEELWGVPEAMLYNLDHQVSMASFAPMAMGPWTIYFGFDRSNVAADQRQAIDEAAQAAAGGDGEVVVTGHTDTSGPASYNLGLSSRRAQSVVSMLNADGVGSDRINVSATGEADLAVPTADGVREPKNRRVEIRVLK, encoded by the coding sequence ATGCCGGCCGGCGGGCATGAGCTGATCGATCTGACCGGCTTCCTGCGGGTGACGCGGACCCAGGTGGCAGGGCTTCTGCCGCATGGCCCGCGCAGCGCGCGCTACCGGTTCAACAACTGCGTGATCGGCGACACGAACACGTGCGGCTCGCTGCCGCCGGTGGATCTGATCTACCGGATCTCGGATGAGCCGAACCTGTTCGAACTGGACCGCGACCAGCTGGACTTCCTCTATGTGCCGATCGGCAACGAGGAGCTCTGGGGCGTGCCGGAGGCGATGCTGTACAACCTGGACCACCAGGTGAGCATGGCGAGCTTCGCGCCGATGGCGATGGGACCGTGGACGATCTACTTCGGCTTCGACCGTTCGAATGTCGCGGCGGATCAGCGTCAGGCGATCGACGAGGCGGCCCAGGCGGCAGCGGGCGGCGATGGCGAGGTGGTGGTGACCGGCCACACCGACACCAGCGGCCCGGCCTCGTACAACCTGGGTCTGTCGTCGCGGCGGGCGCAGTCGGTGGTCAGCATGCTGAACGCCGACGGTGTCGGAAGCGACCGCATCAATGTCAGCGCCACCGGCGAGGCCGACCTGGCCGTGCCGACCGCCGACGGCGTGCGGGAGCCGAAGAACCGCCGCGTCGAAATCCGCGTCCTGAAGTGA
- a CDS encoding MFS transporter: MKDFFRGPMPFLCLGHSFDHMLILLFATVIVVGPLQTEFGMSYGQLVGLAWLGFVLFGAGAPLAGWLADRWSSVGTMTLYFVGIGASAVLAGLAGSAWEIGIALSAIGLFASIYHPVGIPMVIRAAGKNRGKMLGVNGIFGSLGMASAAIIAEVLTLTVSWRAAFIVPGMAAILVGICFYWRCRGLNLDVSRAKANEHASLKDFVAAVGLGPFLRLMGLLALLTFCMGMVFQAMTFSLTNVVDHRVQIGLAAVLGAGGLTSAILMVAGGAQLVGGVLADKYPLKRLFLMTYGLMAPALVLCSQAADGTMVFGLFLVMVCTVGTQPISDALFSKYVPQRWINTAYGLRFAISLCSSAAALPLVGFVYDSTGEFVQLFLVLAVFAAVAIAAIAMLPTPADEERPKVAVAAE, translated from the coding sequence ATGAAAGATTTCTTCCGCGGGCCGATGCCCTTTCTGTGCCTCGGCCACAGCTTCGACCACATGCTGATCCTGCTGTTCGCCACCGTGATCGTGGTCGGGCCGCTGCAGACCGAGTTTGGCATGAGCTATGGCCAACTGGTCGGGCTCGCCTGGCTGGGCTTCGTGCTGTTCGGCGCCGGCGCGCCGCTCGCCGGCTGGCTGGCCGACCGGTGGAGCAGCGTCGGCACGATGACCCTCTATTTTGTCGGCATCGGCGCCTCGGCGGTGCTGGCGGGCCTGGCCGGTTCGGCCTGGGAGATCGGCATTGCGCTCTCGGCCATTGGCCTGTTCGCCTCGATCTATCACCCCGTCGGCATTCCCATGGTGATCCGCGCCGCCGGCAAGAACCGGGGCAAGATGCTGGGCGTCAACGGCATTTTCGGCTCGCTCGGCATGGCGAGTGCCGCGATCATCGCCGAGGTGCTGACGCTGACGGTGAGCTGGCGCGCCGCCTTCATTGTGCCGGGCATGGCGGCGATCCTGGTCGGCATCTGCTTCTACTGGCGGTGCCGCGGGCTGAACCTGGACGTCTCGCGCGCCAAGGCCAACGAACATGCGAGCCTGAAGGATTTCGTCGCCGCCGTCGGCCTGGGGCCGTTCCTGCGGCTGATGGGCCTGCTGGCGCTGCTGACCTTCTGCATGGGCATGGTGTTCCAGGCCATGACCTTTTCGCTCACCAACGTGGTCGACCATCGGGTGCAGATCGGGCTGGCCGCCGTGCTGGGCGCGGGCGGCCTGACCTCCGCCATTCTGATGGTGGCGGGCGGGGCGCAACTGGTCGGCGGCGTGCTGGCAGACAAATACCCGCTGAAACGCCTGTTCCTGATGACCTATGGCCTGATGGCGCCGGCGCTGGTGCTGTGCTCGCAGGCGGCGGACGGGACCATGGTGTTCGGCCTGTTCCTGGTCATGGTCTGCACCGTCGGCACCCAGCCGATTTCGGACGCGCTGTTCAGCAAATACGTGCCGCAGCGCTGGATCAACACCGCCTACGGCCTGCGTTTCGCCATCTCGCTGTGTTCGAGCGCGGCGGCCCTGCCGCTGGTTGGCTTCGTCTATGACAGCACGGGCGAGTTCGTGCAGTTGTTCCTGGTGCTGGCGGTCTTCGCTGCCGTGGCCATTGCAGCCATCGCCATGCTGCCGACCCCGGCCGACGAGGAGAGGCCGAAGGTCGCCGTGGCGGCGGAATAG